One Lysinibacillus fusiformis genomic window carries:
- the bioA gene encoding adenosylmethionine--8-amino-7-oxononanoate transaminase, protein MRQALTELQTRDLQHVWHPCSQMKDYEQFPPIVIKKGQGVWLYDENNQRYLDAVSSWWVNLFGHANPRISQALSEQAFTLEHAIFANFTHEPAIQVAEKLVALTPEGLNKVFFADNGSAAIEVALKMSFQYHMQTGKTSKKRFLALTDAYHGETLGALSVGGVDLYNELYQPLLLDTVRAQGPDCYRCPFHDRPDSCQAQCISFVKDELAMHHAEITAVIIEPLIQAAAGMKMYPPIYLKQLRALCTQYNVHLIADEIAVGFGRTGTMFACEQAAITPDFMCLSKGLTGGYLPLSVVLTSDEVYNAFYDDYGTMKAFLHSHSYTGNTLACRVALEVLTMFEEEQYIDIVQEKGERMYKLAMEAFNHLPYVGEYRQAGLVGAIELVANAVTKVPLPSEERIGYQIYKRALSKGLLIRPLGNVLYFMPPYIITDEEMHFMIETAKDTIVQFFAEREG, encoded by the coding sequence ATGAGACAAGCATTAACTGAATTACAAACAAGAGATTTGCAACATGTCTGGCACCCATGTTCACAAATGAAGGATTATGAGCAGTTTCCACCAATTGTTATTAAAAAAGGACAAGGCGTATGGCTTTATGATGAAAATAATCAGCGCTATTTGGATGCAGTGTCTTCTTGGTGGGTTAATTTATTTGGACATGCTAACCCCCGTATTAGTCAAGCTTTAAGCGAGCAAGCATTTACATTAGAGCATGCGATTTTTGCTAATTTCACCCATGAGCCGGCTATTCAGGTCGCAGAAAAGTTAGTAGCTTTAACGCCAGAAGGTTTAAATAAAGTATTTTTTGCAGATAACGGCTCAGCAGCCATTGAAGTTGCATTAAAAATGAGTTTCCAATATCATATGCAAACTGGAAAAACATCTAAAAAACGATTTCTAGCATTAACGGATGCTTATCATGGTGAAACACTAGGTGCTCTATCGGTTGGTGGCGTAGATCTATATAACGAGCTGTATCAGCCACTTTTACTGGATACAGTGCGTGCACAGGGGCCCGATTGTTACCGTTGTCCTTTTCATGATCGTCCGGATTCATGCCAAGCCCAATGTATTAGCTTTGTCAAAGACGAACTCGCAATGCACCATGCAGAAATTACAGCCGTCATTATTGAACCGCTCATTCAGGCAGCGGCAGGCATGAAAATGTATCCACCTATATATTTGAAGCAATTACGAGCGTTATGTACACAGTATAATGTGCATCTCATTGCCGATGAAATTGCTGTTGGTTTTGGCCGTACTGGGACGATGTTTGCCTGCGAACAAGCCGCCATTACCCCAGATTTTATGTGCTTATCGAAGGGGCTTACTGGTGGTTATTTGCCACTTTCTGTTGTCCTAACTTCGGATGAGGTCTATAACGCTTTTTACGATGATTACGGGACAATGAAAGCATTTTTACACTCACATAGCTATACCGGTAATACATTGGCTTGCCGCGTTGCATTAGAAGTATTGACAATGTTTGAGGAGGAACAGTATATCGACATTGTGCAAGAAAAAGGTGAACGCATGTATAAGCTAGCCATGGAAGCATTTAATCATCTGCCATATGTTGGAGAATATCGGCAGGCAGGGCTTGTGGGGGCCATTGAACTTGTAGCGAATGCGGTGACGAAGGTACCGCTGCCAAGTGAAGAACGGATTGGCTATCAAATTTATAAAAGAGCTTTATCAAAAGGATTACTGATTCGTCCTCTTGGCAATGTTTTGTATTTTATGCCTCCATACATCATAACCGATGAGGAAATGCATTTCATGATTGAAACAGCAAAAGATACAATCGTGCAATTTTTTGCGGAACGGGAGGGATAA
- the bioD gene encoding dethiobiotin synthase, whose product MQHFWIVGTDTEVGKTCITTLLMRQLQKQGLRVTPYKPVQTGEMYQNGKSYYHDTTMYEKYSLQMLEPMNLNGFSFKEAASPHFAAQLEGQQINTHYLLKQMQYLQQSNDVVICEGAGGLFVPLDTIGETTLLDVIVQSKLPVVVVTRTTLGTINHTLLTLEALRTRAIEVLGIVFNGDTGSLIEQNNEETILQHHALPFATIPKLQNISEIVEYPITDTSLFERLTRHETSIN is encoded by the coding sequence ATGCAACATTTTTGGATTGTCGGAACAGATACGGAAGTTGGTAAAACGTGTATTACCACATTATTGATGCGCCAATTACAGAAGCAGGGTCTTCGTGTCACACCATACAAACCTGTACAAACTGGTGAAATGTATCAGAATGGAAAATCCTATTACCACGATACAACAATGTATGAAAAGTATTCGTTGCAAATGCTTGAACCAATGAATTTGAATGGGTTTTCGTTTAAAGAGGCTGCATCACCACATTTTGCTGCACAACTGGAGGGGCAGCAAATAAATACCCATTACTTATTAAAGCAAATGCAGTATTTACAGCAATCAAATGATGTCGTTATTTGTGAAGGTGCCGGAGGTCTTTTTGTCCCACTAGATACAATCGGAGAAACGACACTCCTAGATGTTATTGTCCAAAGTAAACTACCGGTTGTGGTCGTGACACGGACAACACTCGGAACGATAAATCATACGCTTTTGACATTAGAGGCTTTACGGACACGTGCTATTGAAGTACTAGGTATCGTATTTAATGGCGATACAGGTAGCCTAATCGAGCAAAATAACGAAGAAACGATATTGCAACATCATGCTTTACCATTTGCGACCATTCCAAAACTCCAGAATATTTCGGAGATTGTGGAATATCCCATCACAGACACATCATTGTTCGAAAGGCTGACCAGACATGAGACAAGCATTAACTGA
- a CDS encoding biotin transporter BioY, producing the protein MLQRRSTLSLVMIAMFAALTAIGAFIKVPLPVVPFTLQIVFVFLAGCLLGSRHGFQSQLVYIGIGLVGLPVFTQGGGITYVLQPTFGYLIGFALAAFVIGLMLERVEVPTKKHFIGANIVGLIIIYAVAVPYLYVSLNFWLHMKTSWTHIFLVGFLNSIVADFCLAIASALLAERLYKVFQSARSIHYASA; encoded by the coding sequence ATGCTACAACGACGATCAACACTGTCACTCGTTATGATTGCGATGTTTGCTGCTTTAACAGCCATAGGCGCATTTATTAAAGTGCCGCTACCAGTAGTGCCGTTTACATTACAAATAGTATTCGTCTTTTTGGCAGGATGTTTGCTTGGAAGTCGTCATGGTTTTCAAAGTCAGCTCGTTTATATTGGTATTGGTTTGGTTGGTTTACCTGTTTTTACACAAGGAGGAGGCATCACATATGTATTGCAGCCCACTTTTGGTTATCTAATCGGCTTTGCCCTTGCAGCATTTGTCATTGGTTTAATGCTAGAAAGAGTTGAGGTGCCGACGAAAAAGCATTTTATCGGCGCTAATATCGTAGGGCTCATCATTATTTATGCGGTAGCAGTACCGTATTTATATGTATCATTGAACTTCTGGCTACACATGAAAACGAGCTGGACTCATATTTTCTTAGTTGGTTTTTTGAATAGCATTGTCGCAGACTTTTGCCTAGCAATTGCTTCTGCACTTTTAGCTGAACGACTTTATAAAGTATTTCAATCAGCAAGGTCAATCCATTATGCCTCAGCGTAA